CTCTTTATAATGCGTAATTACGACAATTTGATGCGCCGTATTAAAAAGCAAAAATGGATAGACTGGAAAAACGATCAAGCTATAAAAAACACACATAAGCATTTATAGTTTTATGCTTACTTTTATAAAACTTATAATATATTTGCCTGACATTTTTAAAACATAAATCAATGAAAAGATTTCTTTTTTTAATCGCAGTATTAAGTGTTTCATTAGTTAATTCGCAAGCTTACACTGGTCAAAACGACAACAAATTTCAAGTGGGAGCCAACTTTCAAAAAAATGGTACCGGCCTTAACTTAAGTTACGATTTTGGTATTGGCGAAAATATTTCCATAGGCATATCGTCAACATACCTTTTAGGTATAAATGAAGATTTAAAAGATAATCCCGACGAGGCCTTAAACGCCGATTTCGATAACCGTTTTGATGTGCGCGCACGTTTTAACGCGAATTTGGGGAACGTAATAAAGGTTGATGAAAATTTTGATGTGTACCCTGGCTTAAGCCTTGGCCTTAAAAACTTTGGCGGACATCTTGGCGCGCGTTACTTTTTTACCGATGGCTTTGGTATCTATACAGAACTTAACGTACCATTTGCCAAGTATAAAACCGAAGACCTTACTGCACCAGAAGAATTGCACAACCAATTTACAATTAATTTAGGAGCAGCATTCAACCTGTAGGCTGTCTTTTTGTCCTATTCATTCTTAGGGTTAAAGGCATTCAAGTCGACAAAAATAATTTTCAATAAAAAAAGCGGTTAAAACCGCTTTTTTTATGCTCTAGAACCATATTATTTAATGATTTCATTTGCTTTTTCATATACCAAATGCGACTCCCAACCTCTATAAAGTAAATAATCAATTAATTTTTTTCGCTTTTTATAAACGTTTGTTTCTTTTATCATCTTCAGCTTTTTTTCGGCTAAACCGTTAAAAACCTCGATGTAATGCGTATCAGAAATTTCCGTAAGCGCCTCATTTATATTAACTTTGCTTACGCCTTTTTGCTTTAATGCATAAATTAGTCGGCGACGCCCCCATTTCTTAATCTTAAACTTACCGCTTACAAACGTCTTGGCGTAACGCGCCTCGTTAAGAAAATTATGTTCCAGTAGATGGAGCATAATAGCATCGATAGCTTCGGGTATCATGTGCATCGCTTCCAATTTCCCCCTAACTTCTTGGTGGCACCTTTCTTGGTACGCACAAAAGCGCTCCAATTTTCTGGTAGCCTCATGTAGCGTGTATGTTTTTTTGGATGTCATAGTATGCCAAAAATAACAATTGCCATTAACAATAAAGAAAAAATATAAAACCCAATCAACCGACCTTAAAATGCAGACTTTAAAACTTACTTTTTATGAAAAGTATCAAATTTACTCTTATTGCCTTGTTTACTTTTAATTTTGGAGGGGCGCAAATGAATGATTTAATTATTTCTGAATATGCCGAAGGCTCGTCAAACAATAAATATATAGAAATTTTTAATGGAACAGGTGTTGACATAAACTTATCCGATTATGCAATTTGGCGAGTTTCAAATGGAGGAACTTGGACTGAAGCTACCATCAACTTAACAGGAACATTAACAAATGGTAGCACATATGTAGTGGCTAATGGTGCTGCAAACACTAGCATTTTGAGTTTTGCAGACTTAATAAGCGGATCTGTAAACTGGAATGGCAATGACGCCGTAGGCTTAGCCAAAGATAACGGCTCAGGCACGTATCTTTTAATAGATACCATTGGAACAGATGGCCCTGACCCAGGATTGGGATGGGATATCTCTGGCATAATTGATGCTACTTCAGAACACACACTAGTCAGAAAACCAAGTGTATGCAGCACCAATACCAATTGGATAAGTTCGGCAGGGACTAATTCTGATGATAGTGAATGGATTGTCCTCAACCAAGATGATTGGTCTGATTTAGGGTCACATACTACCAGTTGCTGTATATATTCAACAACATGGACTGCAGCAGGATGGTCTAACGGCGCACCAACACTTAATACCTCAGTAATTATTAATGCTGATTACAACACTTCAACAGATGGAGGAAGTTTCAGCGCTTGTACTTTAACCTTAAACAACGCTATATTAACCATTGCAGATAACACTTTTGTAGAGGTTCAAAACGACTTAATTGTTAATACAGATGGAACAATAAATGTACAACCCCAAGGTGCATTTATTCAAAATAATGATTTAGGCACTATTACCAATAATGGAACAATACAAGTCGATAAAGAAACAGCCCCAATGAACGCCTGGTATGAATACACGTATTGGAGCGCTCCTGTTTCTGGAGCTGAAATAGGTGTTGTTTTAGGTGAATCTGAACCCAAAAGAAGATACCTTTTTAATGCTCAAAACTTTTTAGATGCTACTGCTGAAACCAATAACAATAATTCAACCGCAAACGGACAAGACGACGTAGACGATGATAATAATGATTGGCAATGGGTTTCTGCAAACACTATAATGCAACCTGGAATTGGCTATGCCACGACACTTACAAAATTTGCTTATGATAATGCCCTTGGAGAATCAGAAAAAACATTTAGGTTTACATTTGAAGGCGATTTTAACAACGGAGAGTACTTAGTTCCTATTTACCGAAACGATTCGGAATTAAACGACAATAACTGGAATTTTATAGGTAACCCGTATCCTTCTGCTATTGATGCCGATTTGTTTTTGGCAGCCAATAGCAACATCTCTACTGACATCTCAGGAACAGACTCAAACGGCACCAGTTATATTGATGGCGCCATCTTTTTATGGTCGCAAAACACACCTCCTTCAGCTACAAACAATGGCAACCAAAAGTTTAATTTTTCTAACGAGGATTATGCCATTATCAATGTTATGGGTCAAACTGCTGGAGGAGATGGTGTTACACCTTCTAGAAACATACCTTCTGGTCAAGGGTTTTTTGTTGCTATGTCCAATACAGCACCTGCAAACCTTGTTTCAGGCGATATCTACACAACCAATATTATATTTAGAAATGCCATGCGAGTTGCCAACACAACCGCCAACAGCCAATTTTTTAAAGGCACTAAAAAGAAATCTAAATCTGAATTTAATAAATTATGGCTCAACTTAACTTCTGATAATGGCGTATTTAACCAAATTCTAGTAGGTTACGTAAATGGTGCAACACCAAAAGACGACGGCATATCTTACGATACACCCAAATACGCAAACAAAGGTGCCACTCTATATTCAACTATTGAAAATTGTGACAAAAAATTTGCCATTCAAGGTAAAGATGTAAATAGGATCAACAAAGATGAAGTCATTAAACTTGGTTTTAGCACCACGATTGAAGTCCCCACACTTTACACCTTGTCCATTCCAAAAATGGAAGGAGAATTTTTTAATATACACTCTGCTTTCATAAAAGACAATCTATTGAACACGGCACACGATATAACAAATTCAGATTATACGTTTACCTCTGAAATAGGTGAGTTCAATAACCGTTTTGAAATTGTATTTAAGTCCGATGCACTTTCAACCACCGATGCTTTACTCCCAAGTCAATTGAAAATCGCTGAACTTAAAAACGATAACGTACAGTTTACGGCACCAAATAACTTACACATTAAAATGGTTTCCATTTTCGATTTGTTTGGTCGGCAACTTTATAACCTTAAAGGAAAAAACAACGTTGAGGTTTATAAGCTTTCAAACCTAAAAAGTTCGGTTTACATCGCTAAAGTAAAACTTTCAAACGGAGCTGTAATCAGTAAAAAAGCCATCAAGAAATAAAAATCACAACGTCATTGCTAGGGAGGTAAGACCGAAGCAATCTCTTGATTAGAACTAAAAAGTAACAAATTACTACACCACTCCTAACATGTTCCACTGAAGGATATCACAAACTATACCTTAAGGCTAAAATAAGATTTCGTCCTGCTGCAGCAATGCCCGAAGAATAGGTTTTATAACGTTGATCGGTAATATTTTCCAAACTGGCCGTTATTGTAGTTGAAGTGCCTATTTGATATTGTGTTCTAAAATTAAGGGTGTACCACGATGGGCTGTATGGGTTTCCGTTAGTATCCAATGCATAGATATAATCCTTTTCGGTTTCCGAAGGGGCTAATTGGTCAAAGGACAAACTGCCGTTGTAATTGGCATACAAATCCATTTTCATTGTATTTTTTTTCCAAATTAAATGAGTGTTTCCAAAATTGGGAGCCACATGCCTTACGGGTACTTCAATGTTTCCTGCCGTTTCTGTTCCGCCAATAATACTGTATTGCGAACTTAGGTTTGTATGTTTTGCAATGGGCATTTTTAAGCCCACCTCAAAGCCATGTATCCAAGCTTTAGAGGCGTTTTGTATGGCTTGCACATTGCTTAACTCGCCGTCGTAAACCACTTGCCTATCACCGTTTAAATTATAACTTCTTCGCACCAAAGCATTGTCCAAATAGGTGTAATAGGTACTCATATCAAGCAGCAGCTTATCATCAAAATTTAACGTCAACCCCAACTCTCCACCGTAAGCATACTCTGGTTTTAGATTATCGTTGGGTACGACCACAGACCCTGGTTCAGAATCGAACACTTTTCCTACATCATCAATATTGGGTGCTCTAAATGCCGATGACGCATTAAGACGCCACTGCAATGTTGAACTTGGCGACCAACTGATTCCTGCTGTTCCGGTAAGTGCGCTTGAAGTGTTTTTAGATGCCTCAAAAGGAAGATTTAAAAACATATTATTTTCTGAAAAATTGGCCGAGGATTCAACACGATTAAATCGTAAACCAGATTGCAACACAAATTTCGGGTTGGGCTTGAACTTTAAACTAGAATAAAGGGCCGCCGATTGCCAGGTCGCGCCATTAGGGTAACGCGAAACAGCAGGATTTATTTCTTTAGTTAATATATTCTCTTCCTTTCCTTCAGACCAAACTTTGTTGTAAACATACTCACCTCCGTAGAAGAACTGTGTTTTAGAGCTTAGTGTTTTTTCAAAATCTACATTGAACGAATAGGCATCAACGGCCTCTTCGCGAATATTTCTTATTGAAGACTGAAAGTTTCTGTCCATTCTGCTTTCCTGAAAGTTTTGATAGGCTAAGGTCACTTTCACCTTATCGTGCAAATTGGAATTGCTGCTTAATTTGGTAACCTGAAGATTAGTCATAAACCAATTTTGAGGCCCATAATTCCATTCGGCAGAACGCAAATTACCAGCCCTGTAACGAATTAGGCGGTCATATCGCGGTACATTAGATGTGGTAGAGTAGAACAGACCTAAATCGAAGCTTAAATTTTCATGGGGTTCATAACGTGCTTTCTGCATCACATTTAATTGGTTATATCCCGAAAATTTTTGCACTAAAGGATTAGTGTTCTCTACAATCTGATCACCTTCATCTGTTCGTATGGCATATTCTGGCTTTAAATACGCTTTAGGGCCATGGCTTCCCATTCTTAAATCGCCAAAATCGGAAAATGTAGCACTAGTAACAAATGCCCATTTTTGGTAGCCCAAATTAAAATCGAAATGCCCCGTTCTTTCATTATTGGCAGTACTGAACCGTCCAGTAGCACTAGCGCGGATATACACATCGTCGGTATACGATAATTTTGGACGCTGCGTATAAAAACTCATGACACCACCTATGGCGTCACTACCATAGATTACAGACCCCGAACCCAAAGTGACCTCGGTATGTTCTATAGAAAATGGATCGATTGCAATTACATTTTGAAGGTTGCCACCTCTAAAAATAGCATTGTTCATTCGAACACCATCAACAGTAATGAGCAACCTATTAGTTGAAAAACCACGTATCATTGGGCTACCGCCTCCAAGTTGACTTTTTTGAATATAAACTCGACCTGTATTTTCCAATAAATCGGCACTGGTTTGCGGACTTGTAAACTGGACTTGGTTAGCGTTAATACTTACTATTTTTTGGGGAATATCCCTTTTGCTCTGTTTAAACTTAGATGCCGAAATAACTATTTTCTCCAAACCCTGAGTGTTCGACACTAGTAATACCCGATTAGATTTACCAATATCCTGTTTAGTCAGCTTTTTAAGTACGTGCGAAAGATGTTTAAAATAAATAATTTCGGTATCCGAAAACGCATCTAGCTCTGCTTGGCCCCTAAAATTAGTAATTACGCTTTTAGATTTATCGATGTTATAAATAGCCACACCAAAAATAGGGGCTTTGGTTGTACTATTGAGCACTTTTATATTTTGGGCATAGGCAGACCACGAAATCAAAAAAAGGAAAATTAGCGAAATTTTAAAATTCATGTTTTAACTAAAAACTTGATTTAATATCTGTAAAGACTTTGGAGGTTTAAACCCGCCTAAATGCAATTCGTAATATTGCAAAATCATACTCAAAAAAGCTTGTCGCTGTTTGGTATTAATTTTTATAGTGTTTAATACATCAAATGTTGTGCCTAAAAGCGATTTTAGCAACATTAAATTATCACCGTTTAGACTGTATTTATTACTAGCATTTTGCTCAAACCTGCCTTCATACAAATTAAAGTATTGAAATTCCATATTTGTAAGGTCTGGATAAAAACCTAAATATTTTGTAAGCTTCAGTAAGAATAACAAATGAAAGTTAGCGTATTCAGATTGCGAGTCGAGCCAAAGCAATGCGTTTTCCAAAAAACTATAAAGATTTTCGTTTTGCTCCTCTTCATGTAATGTACTGGACAGCACTTCTGCAAGGAACATCGTTATTGAACTTTTTAAAACATTGGAATGCAAGCTTGCATAAATATGATTTGGCTTCGCTTCTTTAATGGACTGTAACGACCTATTGTTTTTATATGCCGTAACGATTTGCAACTGCGATAGCAATTGAAAATAGGCTGCCTTAGTGTTTCCTTTTTTACTTTTTAAAATACCACGCAACAATAAGCTTACTACACCCATTTTTTGCGTATAGCATTTAACGATAAGGTCGTTGTCTTTATATCTTAATTTAGAGAGAACAATGGCGTTTGTTGTAATAAGCATTATCTCACCACCATTAATTTTAAAACTCTGGTTTCGTATGTATCAAGATCTGATAACATGACTAAATACACACCAGAAGCCACCTCATTGTTGGCTAAGTTTTTTCCGTTCCAATATGCTGTTCCGCCATCAATTTCCAAATTATAACCCGAATACCTTTGGTTGGTTCTTGATTGGGCTTCGGCTACCAAATTACCTTCTATATCTGTAATCTTAATGTTTACGTTTTCTGAAATATCTTTGATTTTCACCTTATCTTCAAAGATATCGAAATTCGGACGAACCGGATTTGGGTAAACATAGGCACTTTCCAAATCTTCTGAAGTCCCCGAACTTCCAGATTGAAAAGACACCAATCCATTAGTAGTTGCTATGTAAACTGTTCCGTTATTTTCGTCTAAAGCTATATCCCTAATGCTATTTGATGGCAATGGCGAATTATCTTTAGTG
This genomic stretch from Flavobacteriaceae bacterium GSB9 harbors:
- a CDS encoding porin family protein gives rise to the protein MKRFLFLIAVLSVSLVNSQAYTGQNDNKFQVGANFQKNGTGLNLSYDFGIGENISIGISSTYLLGINEDLKDNPDEALNADFDNRFDVRARFNANLGNVIKVDENFDVYPGLSLGLKNFGGHLGARYFFTDGFGIYTELNVPFAKYKTEDLTAPEELHNQFTINLGAAFNL
- a CDS encoding RecX family transcriptional regulator, producing MTSKKTYTLHEATRKLERFCAYQERCHQEVRGKLEAMHMIPEAIDAIMLHLLEHNFLNEARYAKTFVSGKFKIKKWGRRRLIYALKQKGVSKVNINEALTEISDTHYIEVFNGLAEKKLKMIKETNVYKKRKKLIDYLLYRGWESHLVYEKANEIIK
- a CDS encoding lamin tail domain-containing protein; this translates as MKSIKFTLIALFTFNFGGAQMNDLIISEYAEGSSNNKYIEIFNGTGVDINLSDYAIWRVSNGGTWTEATINLTGTLTNGSTYVVANGAANTSILSFADLISGSVNWNGNDAVGLAKDNGSGTYLLIDTIGTDGPDPGLGWDISGIIDATSEHTLVRKPSVCSTNTNWISSAGTNSDDSEWIVLNQDDWSDLGSHTTSCCIYSTTWTAAGWSNGAPTLNTSVIINADYNTSTDGGSFSACTLTLNNAILTIADNTFVEVQNDLIVNTDGTINVQPQGAFIQNNDLGTITNNGTIQVDKETAPMNAWYEYTYWSAPVSGAEIGVVLGESEPKRRYLFNAQNFLDATAETNNNNSTANGQDDVDDDNNDWQWVSANTIMQPGIGYATTLTKFAYDNALGESEKTFRFTFEGDFNNGEYLVPIYRNDSELNDNNWNFIGNPYPSAIDADLFLAANSNISTDISGTDSNGTSYIDGAIFLWSQNTPPSATNNGNQKFNFSNEDYAIINVMGQTAGGDGVTPSRNIPSGQGFFVAMSNTAPANLVSGDIYTTNIIFRNAMRVANTTANSQFFKGTKKKSKSEFNKLWLNLTSDNGVFNQILVGYVNGATPKDDGISYDTPKYANKGATLYSTIENCDKKFAIQGKDVNRINKDEVIKLGFSTTIEVPTLYTLSIPKMEGEFFNIHSAFIKDNLLNTAHDITNSDYTFTSEIGEFNNRFEIVFKSDALSTTDALLPSQLKIAELKNDNVQFTAPNNLHIKMVSIFDLFGRQLYNLKGKNNVEVYKLSNLKSSVYIAKVKLSNGAVISKKAIKK
- a CDS encoding TonB-dependent receptor, giving the protein MNFKISLIFLFLISWSAYAQNIKVLNSTTKAPIFGVAIYNIDKSKSVITNFRGQAELDAFSDTEIIYFKHLSHVLKKLTKQDIGKSNRVLLVSNTQGLEKIVISASKFKQSKRDIPQKIVSINANQVQFTSPQTSADLLENTGRVYIQKSQLGGGSPMIRGFSTNRLLITVDGVRMNNAIFRGGNLQNVIAIDPFSIEHTEVTLGSGSVIYGSDAIGGVMSFYTQRPKLSYTDDVYIRASATGRFSTANNERTGHFDFNLGYQKWAFVTSATFSDFGDLRMGSHGPKAYLKPEYAIRTDEGDQIVENTNPLVQKFSGYNQLNVMQKARYEPHENLSFDLGLFYSTTSNVPRYDRLIRYRAGNLRSAEWNYGPQNWFMTNLQVTKLSSNSNLHDKVKVTLAYQNFQESRMDRNFQSSIRNIREEAVDAYSFNVDFEKTLSSKTQFFYGGEYVYNKVWSEGKEENILTKEINPAVSRYPNGATWQSAALYSSLKFKPNPKFVLQSGLRFNRVESSANFSENNMFLNLPFEASKNTSSALTGTAGISWSPSSTLQWRLNASSAFRAPNIDDVGKVFDSEPGSVVVPNDNLKPEYAYGGELGLTLNFDDKLLLDMSTYYTYLDNALVRRSYNLNGDRQVVYDGELSNVQAIQNASKAWIHGFEVGLKMPIAKHTNLSSQYSIIGGTETAGNIEVPVRHVAPNFGNTHLIWKKNTMKMDLYANYNGSLSFDQLAPSETEKDYIYALDTNGNPYSPSWYTLNFRTQYQIGTSTTITASLENITDQRYKTYSSGIAAAGRNLILALRYSL
- the recO gene encoding DNA repair protein RecO gives rise to the protein MLITTNAIVLSKLRYKDNDLIVKCYTQKMGVVSLLLRGILKSKKGNTKAAYFQLLSQLQIVTAYKNNRSLQSIKEAKPNHIYASLHSNVLKSSITMFLAEVLSSTLHEEEQNENLYSFLENALLWLDSQSEYANFHLLFLLKLTKYLGFYPDLTNMEFQYFNLYEGRFEQNASNKYSLNGDNLMLLKSLLGTTFDVLNTIKINTKQRQAFLSMILQYYELHLGGFKPPKSLQILNQVFS